From Saccharibacillus brassicae:
TCCGGCGCGCGATATGCAGGATTCCTTCTATATAACGGAAGATTTGCTGATGCGTACGCACACGTCTCCGGTTCAGGTGCGCACGATGCAGAAGATGGACGGCGAAGTGCCGGTCAAGATCATCTGCCCGGGCAAAGTGTACCGCCGCGACGACGACGACGCGACCCATTCGTTCCAGTTCCACCAGATCGAAGGGCTCGTCATCGGCAAAAACATCCGTATGAGCGACCTCAAAGGCACGCTGCTGCGGCTTATGCAGGAGCTGTTCGGCAGCGATACGCAGATCCGCATGCGCCCGAGCTTTTTCCCGTTCACCGAACCGAGTGCGGAAGTGGACGTCAGTTACCGGAAAAAAGGCGCGGAAAACACGGGCTGGCTCGAAGTGCTCGGCTGCGGCATGGTGCATCCGCGCGTGCTGGAGATGAGCGGTTACGATCCGGAGCAGTACAGCGGATTTGCGTTCGGCATGGGCGCCGAACGTCTCGCGATGCTCAAATACGGCATCGACGACATCCGTCATTTCTACAATAACGACGAACGGTTCCTGAACCAGTTCGCCCGTCAATAGAAGCGTAAACGCAGGTCCATATTAGAAAAGAAGGAAGTGAGCGGGCAGTGAAAGTATCGACGCAGTGGTTATCCGAATACGTAAGCATCGAAGGCGTGACGCCTGAACAATTGGCAGAGAAAATTACGCGCTCCGGTATCGAGATCGACGAGATCGAGCAGCGCAATCAAGGGGTGCAGGGCGTAGTCGTAGGCTATGTCAAGCACAAGGAAAAACATCCCGACGCCGACAAGCTGAACGTCTGCACCGTCGACGCCGGAACGGGCGAAGACTTGCAAATCGTCTGCGGCGCGAAAAATATCGATGCGGGCCAAAAAGTGCCGGTCGCGGTCGTGGGCGCGGTTCTGCCGGGCAACTTCAAAATCAAAAACGCCAAGCTGCGCGGCGTCGCTTCGCAGGGCATGATCTGCTCGGCCAGCGAGCTTGGCATGAACGACAAGCTGCTGCCGAAAGACCAGCAGGAAGGCATCCTCGTGCTGCCGGAAGGCACCGAGATCGGCCTGCCGATCACGCAGGTGCTCGGCCTGGACGACGCGGTGCTGGAATTCGACCTCACGCCGAACCGTTCCGACTGCCTCAGCATGATCGGCGCGGCTTACGAGACGGCGGCCATTTTGGGCCGCGAAGTGAAGCTGCCGGCGATCGACCTGATCGAGACGGGCGGCCCGGCTTCGGGCAAAGTGAGCGTTACGGTCGAGAACGGCGAACTGAGCCCGCATTACGCGATCCGCTACATTTCGGGCGTTCAGATCGGCCCTTCGCCGCAGTGGATGCAGAACCGGCTGATGGCCGCGGGCATACGTCCGACGAACAACGTCGTCGATATTACGAACTACGTTATGCTGGAATGCGGGCAGCCGCTGCACGCGTTCGACGCGGACAAGCTCGGGCCGGAGATCGGCGTACGTTCGGCGCGCGAAGGCGAAACGCTGACGACGCTCGACGGGCAGGAGCGCAAGCTCGATCCGTCGATGCTGCTTATTACCGGCGGCGACCGTCCGGCGGCGCTCGCCGGCGTTATGGGCGGAGCCGAGACGGAAGTGACGGCTTCGACGGTCAATATCGCGCTGGAATCGGCGCGCTTCGCCGGTTCCTCCGTCCGCAAAACGTCGAGAAAGCTCGGTCTGCGCTCGGAAGCGAGCCTGCGTTTTGAAAAAGAAGTCGATCCGTCGGCCGTCATCGCGGCGCTGGACCGGGCGGCGCTGCTGCTGTCGCGCCATGCGGGCGGAGCCGTGCTGCACGGCATCGTGGAGAGCAAAAGCGGAGCGGTGACGGAGCAAAAGCTGTCGCTGTCGCTGCCGAAGCTGAACGCGTACCTCGGCACCGACATTTCGATGCTGGAAGTGAAAGCGATCTTCGCGCGCCTGAACTTCAAATGCGCCGACAGCGCGCAGGGCGTGCTGGACGTGCAGGTGCCGACGCGCCGCGGCGATATTACGCGCGACGTCGACCTGATCGAAGAAGTGGCGCGGATTCACGGCTACGACAATATTCCGTCGACGGTCATCGAAGGACCGACGACGCCGGGCGCGTACACGAAGTCGCAATCGGTGCGCCGCGCGGTACGCCGCACGCTGACCCACGGCGGGTTCCATGAAGCGGTAACGTATTCGTTCACCCGCCCGGAGAACACGCAGCGCTTCACCGCTTTCTCGGCCGGCAGCCATGCCGTGCCGCTGGCGATGCCGATGAGCGAAGACCGCAGCGTGCTGCGCACGACGCTGGTTCCGCTGCTGCTGGAAGCGGCGCAGTACAACCGCAATCGCAAGAACGCCGATCTGTCGCTGTTCGAAGTCGGCACCGTGTTCCACGGCAGCGAGCAAAAAGCGACGAAGCAGCCGACCGAACTGACCATGCTGGCTCTGCTTATGGCCGGCAGCCGCACGGACGAGACCGTAGGCGCCGCGGCGCGCAAAGTCGATTTCTTCGATCTCAAAGGCGCCGTGGAGAGCGTGCTCGGCGAACTCGGCCTGCAGGTCGAATTCCGCGCCGACTCGCCGGACGGATTCCATCCGGGCCGTTCCGCGTCGCTTTATCGGGTGTCCGCGCCGGATAAGCGCGTCGGCGTATTGGGCCAGCTGCATCCGCAGCTGCAGCGCGATTACGATCTCGACGATACGTACGCGGCCGAGATTTGCCTTGACGATCTGTACGCGGCAGCAGCGCCGGAGATCGAATACCGCGATCTGCCGCGCTATCCGTCCGCGCAGCGCGATATCGCCGTCGTGGTCGACCTGAACGTCGAAGCTTCTGCGCTGATCGCGGCCGTCCGCGGTTCGGCGGGCGAACTGCTGCAGGACGTGCGCGTGTTCGACGTCTATACGGGAGACCGCGTCGCTGCCGACAAAAAAAGCGTCGCCCTGGCTTTGACATACCAGCACGGGGAACGCACGCTGACGGACGAAGAAGTGGCGGCCGCCCAGCATAACGTTGTGACGGCGCTGGAACAAACTTTTGCGGCCGAATTGAGAAAGTAAGCAGTCTCCGGCAGGAGAAGGACAAAACCGCATCGAATTCTTCTAGGAATACGGTCCGCCGCGGACCTGCGTCCTGAAGAGGGATGCGGTTTTTGTCCGTCGGTACCGAAAAACGCGGCCCGGCCGCGGCCCTATAGCAACTTTCGGGCGGCGAAGGCGTCATAACCCGATAGGCGGACTTTCGCCGGCGAGCGGAATCGGCAGTCTCCACCCGGAGTATGCCGGCCGCCGCGATCGTCCCGATCCATCCACCTTACACAACCGATAGGCGACTGAACGCCTGCGCGGCGGCATGCTGCCGACGCGCCATATAAGAAAATGTTGGACGTCAACACAATTTAAAACACGGAGAGGAGCGGGCGGATATGGCTGAACGAAAAACAGTCAGCGTAGAGATTTACGGAACGTCCTATAAAATTTTCGGCAGCAGCCAGGAGTATGTGAAGCGTGTCGCCCACCTGGTCGACGAGCGCATGAGCGCGATCGCGGCCGGCCATCCGAGGCTCGATACGGTGCGGATTGCCGTGCTCGCCGCGGTCAATATGGCCGAGACGAACATCGTGAACCAGGACTTGCAGGAGCGGCTTGACGAGTCTCTGTCGCGCGCCGATCGCCTGGAGACCGAGACGGCGCAGCTGCGCGAACGGACGGCGGAGCAGGCTTCGGCCGAAGAAGCGCTGCGCGCCGAGAACGCCAAGCTTGCGGAAGCGGACCGGGAACTTGCGGCTCGCCGCGAAGAACTGCGCAAAGCGAACGCCGAACTGGAACGGCTGAACGGACAGAAGCGGCAGCTCGAGAGCAAATTGGCCGAAGCGGAGAAAAGCGGCAGCGCGTCGCGCGACGCGCTGCAAAAAGCGGGCCGCGATCTCTCGGCGGAACGCGCGGCCAAGGAAGGGCTGTCCAGCGAGCTCGAAACGGCCCGTCTGGAACTTCGCCAAGGCGAAGAAGCGCTGGCCCACAGCCGCGAACGGGCGGGAGCGTTCGAACAGGAACTCGAAGAACTGCGCGCCCGCCTGGCGGAGAGCGAGTCGAAGCGCGAAGAACTGGAACTCGAACTCGGCCTGCTGCGCGAAGAAGAGTCCCGCCTGAACGAGCTGAGCGCCGGGCTGGAAGCCCGCGTCTCGGAGCTGCAAGCGGCCGGCGAACGCGCGGCCGAGGAGAGTGCTGCGCTTGGCGCGGAGCTGTCCGCGCTGCAAGAAGCCGAAGCGCGGCTGCGGAGCGAAGGCGAGGCGGCTGCGCTGCGCGCCGGGGAACTGGAAGCAGGCCTGCGCGCGCTGACGGAAGTCCGCCAGCAGCTGGAGACGAGAGTCGGCGAGCTGGAAGACGGCGAGACGATCTGGAGCGAAGAACATGCGCGCCTGGAATCGGAACTCGGCGAGACGCGAATGCGCGAGCAAGAACTGTCCGAGCGGTACGAAGAAGCGCGCGGGCAGCTCGAAGAGCTGCGCGGACGGGAAGCGGCGGAGCAGACGCGCCGCGGCGAACTGGAAGCGGAGATTGCGGACGCGCGGCAGACGGAACAGGATCTGCGCGAAGAGCGCGAGCGGCTGCGCGAAGCGACGGACGTTCAGCGTCAGGAACGCGAAGCGCTCGAGCGCCGCGCGGCCGAATTGGCGGAAGCCGAAGCGGCCCGCGCTTCGGAGAACGCGGCGCTTGCCTCTGAACTCGAAGCGTGGACGCAGCGCGAAAGGTCCTGGCAGGCGGAGAAAGACACGTTCGAATCGCTGCTTGAGGAAGCGGAAGCTTCCCGCGGCGAACTGAACCGTGCGATCGAAGAACGCCAGGCGGAGACGGTTCGTCTCGGCGGCGAACTGGAGACGCTCGGCGAAGGCAAGCAGCGCCTGGAACTCGAACTCCAGACCGTATCGGCGGACAAAGAACGTCTGGAGCGGGAGTTGGAAAGATTGTCCGGGGATCGGGACCGGTTGGCCGGCGAATTGGCGACCCTCGGCGAGAGCCAATCGCGGCTGCAGCAGGAGTTGGAAGCCGCGGCGGGCGAACAAGCCCGGCTGCAGGACGAACTCTCGGCTGCGGCGTCGGACCGACTGCGTCTGGAAGAAGAACTGCGTTCGGTCCGCGAGCAGAAGCAGCTTCTGGAAGAGCGGCTTGAAGCGGCGCAAGCGGACACAGTCCGGTTCGAGACCGAGCAAGAGTCGCTGCGCGGCGACAAGCGGGATCTGGAAGAACGTCTGGAGCGGCTGACGGCCGAAAAGGATACGCTGGAACAAGAATGGATATCGCTGAGCGAAGAAAAAGATCGCCTGAACGGCGAATGGTCGTCGGCGAGCGCCGAGCGCGACCGTCT
This genomic window contains:
- the pheS gene encoding phenylalanine--tRNA ligase subunit alpha — translated: MRERLEQLKAEALEELHSVADAKQLDELRVKYQGKKGKLTEILRGMGGLSAEERPVIGQLANEVRDAIDAAVSAHSERFEREETERRLASETIDVTLPGRKLPRGAAHPLNRIIEEIEQIFIGMGYQISEGPEVETDYHNFEALNLPKDHPARDMQDSFYITEDLLMRTHTSPVQVRTMQKMDGEVPVKIICPGKVYRRDDDDATHSFQFHQIEGLVIGKNIRMSDLKGTLLRLMQELFGSDTQIRMRPSFFPFTEPSAEVDVSYRKKGAENTGWLEVLGCGMVHPRVLEMSGYDPEQYSGFAFGMGAERLAMLKYGIDDIRHFYNNDERFLNQFARQ
- the pheT gene encoding phenylalanine--tRNA ligase subunit beta, with amino-acid sequence MKVSTQWLSEYVSIEGVTPEQLAEKITRSGIEIDEIEQRNQGVQGVVVGYVKHKEKHPDADKLNVCTVDAGTGEDLQIVCGAKNIDAGQKVPVAVVGAVLPGNFKIKNAKLRGVASQGMICSASELGMNDKLLPKDQQEGILVLPEGTEIGLPITQVLGLDDAVLEFDLTPNRSDCLSMIGAAYETAAILGREVKLPAIDLIETGGPASGKVSVTVENGELSPHYAIRYISGVQIGPSPQWMQNRLMAAGIRPTNNVVDITNYVMLECGQPLHAFDADKLGPEIGVRSAREGETLTTLDGQERKLDPSMLLITGGDRPAALAGVMGGAETEVTASTVNIALESARFAGSSVRKTSRKLGLRSEASLRFEKEVDPSAVIAALDRAALLLSRHAGGAVLHGIVESKSGAVTEQKLSLSLPKLNAYLGTDISMLEVKAIFARLNFKCADSAQGVLDVQVPTRRGDITRDVDLIEEVARIHGYDNIPSTVIEGPTTPGAYTKSQSVRRAVRRTLTHGGFHEAVTYSFTRPENTQRFTAFSAGSHAVPLAMPMSEDRSVLRTTLVPLLLEAAQYNRNRKNADLSLFEVGTVFHGSEQKATKQPTELTMLALLMAGSRTDETVGAAARKVDFFDLKGAVESVLGELGLQVEFRADSPDGFHPGRSASLYRVSAPDKRVGVLGQLHPQLQRDYDLDDTYAAEICLDDLYAAAAPEIEYRDLPRYPSAQRDIAVVVDLNVEASALIAAVRGSAGELLQDVRVFDVYTGDRVAADKKSVALALTYQHGERTLTDEEVAAAQHNVVTALEQTFAAELRK